One Rattus norvegicus strain BN/NHsdMcwi chromosome 18, GRCr8, whole genome shotgun sequence DNA segment encodes these proteins:
- the Rpl31l7 gene encoding large ribosomal subunit protein eL31-like, producing MAPAKKGGEKKKGRSAINEMVTREYTINIHKRIHGVGFKKRAPQALKEIRKFAMKEMGTPDVRIDTRLNKAVWAKGIRNVPYHIRVHLSRKHNEAEDSPNKLYTLVTYVPVTTFKNL from the coding sequence ATGGCTCCCGCAAAGAAGGGTGGTGAGAAGAAGAAGGGCCGTTCTGCCATCAACGAGATGGTGACCCGAGAATACACCATCAACATTCACAAGCGCATCCATGGAGTGGGCTTCAAGAAGCGTGCTCCTCAGGCACTCAAAGAAATTCGGAAATTTGCCATGAAGGAGATGGGGACTCCAGATGTGCGCATAGACACCAGGCTCAATAAAGCCGTCTGGGCCAAAGGAATAAGGAATGTTCCGTACCACATCAGAGTACATTTGTCCAGAAAGCATAATGAGGCTGAGGATTCACCAAACAAGCTCTACACACTGGTAACTTACGTGCCTGTTACCACATTCAAAAACCTGTAG